From Plectropomus leopardus isolate mb chromosome 17, YSFRI_Pleo_2.0, whole genome shotgun sequence, a single genomic window includes:
- the cpsf4 gene encoding cleavage and polyadenylation specificity factor subunit 4 translates to MQDMLANVDHLKFDLELAVQQQLGAQPLPFPGMDKSGSAVCEFFMRAACLKGGMCPFRHISGEKTVVCKHWLRGLCKKGDQCEFLHEYDMTKMPECYFYSKFGECSNKECPFLHIDPESKIKDCPWYDRGFCKHGPDCRHRHTRRVICVNYLVGFCPEGKSCKFMHPRFELPMGASEQPPLPQQIQNQTKPVPTIGRSSLSLIQLTNSSPGQRPQNHTPMSTPQQNNMTGNRGPRPLDQVTCYKCGEKGPLRQQMH, encoded by the exons ATGCAGGACATGCTGGCTAACGTAGACCACCTGAAGTTTGACCTGGAGCTcgctgtgcagcagcagctcggAGCACAGCCGCTGCCGTTCCCCGGCATGGACA AGTCCGGATCTGCTGTGTGTGAGTTCTTCATGAGAGCAGCTTGTCTGAaag GTGGGATGTGTCCGTTCCGTCACATCAGTGGAGAGAAGACGGTGGTGTGTAAGCACTGGCTCAGAGGACTGTGTAAGAAGGGAGACCAGTGCGAGTTTCTCCATGAATACGACATGACCAAGATGCCTGAATGCTACTTCTACTCTAAGTTTG GTGAGTGCAGCAACAAAGAATGTCCTTTCCTGCACATCGATCCAGAGTCCAAGATCAAAGACTGTCCCTGGTATGACCGAGGCTTCTGCAAACACG GTCCTgactgcagacacagacacacaagaagGGTGATCTGTGTGAATTACCTGGTTGGCTTCTGTCCAGAGGGAAAATCCTGTAAATTTATGCA CCCTCGTTTTGAATTGCCGATGGGAGCCTCTGAACAGCCTCCTCTACCACAGCAAATCCAGAACCAGACGAAG CCTGTGCCAACCATCGGCCGCTCGTCGCTCTCTCTAATCCAGCTGACCAACTCCAGTCCAGGCCAGCGGCCACAGAATCACACGCCGATGTCTACTCCTCAGCAAAATAACATGACTGGAAACAGAGGGCCTCGACCGCTGGACCAGGTCACTTGCTACAAG